The proteins below come from a single Corylus avellana chromosome ca3, CavTom2PMs-1.0 genomic window:
- the LOC132174280 gene encoding uncharacterized protein LOC132174280, with product MKKELDALYKNNAWDLVDLPHGKYVVGCKWVYKIKTCFDGTVDMYNARLVAHGFTQEYSVDYEETFALVARLSFVHALLAITASRHWFFISVELYMDLSRHLKHGLLSLVPLSLALATPLALMIQPCLFAVQTETSKIVDTPTELNTRLTPHDGEPLRDFTLYWHLVGSLIYLIVTRHDISYAVHQSPLQLHAYTVADWAGDPTDHHSTTGYCFLLGEDMGVSLSSAIPVYCDNKSAIHISHNDVFHEDQTY from the exons ATGAAAAAGGAACTTGATGCTTTATACAAGAACAATGCATGGGATCTGGTTGACTTACCTCATGGAAAGTATGTGGTTgggtgtaagtgggtttacaaaatcaagacttgttTCGATGGTACTGTTGACATGTACAATGCTCGACTTGTGGCCCATGGTTTTACTCAAGAATATAGtgtggattatgaggagacttttgctctaGTTGCTCGCCTCTCTTTTGTGCATGCTCTATTGGCTATTACAGCCTCTCGACAttg gttttTCATCTCCGTCGAGCTCTACATGGACTTAAGCAGGCACCTCAAGCatggtttgctaagtttagTGCCACTATCTCTCGCCTTGGCTACTCCATTAGCTCTAATGATTCAGCCTTGTTTATTCGCCGTACAGACCGAG ACCAGTAAGATTGTTGACACACCGACTGAGCTTAATACTCGTctcactcctcatgatggcGAGCCTCTTCGTGATTTTACCTTATATTGGCATTTAGTTGGTAGTCTTATTTACCTTATTGTCACTCGACATGATATCTCGTATGCTGTCCATCAG TCTCCTCTTCAGTTGCATGCTTATACTGTTGCTGATTGGGCGGGTGATCCGACTGATCATCACTCTACCACTGGTTACTGTTTCCTACTTGGCGAA GATatgggtgtctctctttcttctgctatTCCTGTATACTGTGACAACAAGAGTGCTATTCATATTTcacataatgatgtttttcatgagGACCAAActtattga